The window TGTTAGAGCGTGCTCCTGTAAGTAAGTGCTGTTCTGGAACACGGAGGATGTTCGTAGTGGTGCGAAAGAAGTAATGATTTAACAGCACCCGATGCAATGGAGATACGTCGCTTGGGGATCAAAATGACCTCGGTTCTTGTCTGCTCTGTTACAAGTGTCAAGTGCACAGAGTTACtggagatgttaaaaaaaacaaccgaCGCTTCTGAGCGCTGTTAACTATCACACACCATTGTTTAGAGGGTGGGTAATGACCTTCAAGTCTTACTTTTGATAAAAGGAATGTACATAGTGAATAAAAAGCCACTGTAGCGTTCAGTTTTAGATGCTGGGAAACTACACGCCTCTAAAGACTTTGTCGTGGGTTTCTTGAATCTGCATTCTGAGAACGTGAAGATCTTCTTGAGGGCATAActtttcaaatcattttcaaagctgttaactgcaaatgagaaaagaagcagGCTGCCATCTTAAACAGAGGTGGAATTTGAGTTAGTTAAAATATGCAGTAAGATGtcttaaagctttcttttaaaacttccttGAAGTTAGTTCGGGCCGGTGTGCGGTTTGTTTTACGTTCAAATAAGAGTGAGACTTGGGTGTGGCAGAAGTCGGCCTGCCACATGTCTTTGTGATACTGCTCTGAATCACTCCAGCTGACTGCAGCTTTATTTCCACAGCAGAACACTCGGCTGGTTCAGGATGGGGAGCCATGAGGCAGTGCCAGGAACAAGTTGGTGGTGTGGAGCTTGTGTTTTTAGCTTACTGTGCAAACAGTTCTTcattaacattaacattttaccCAGCCTTTTacatcaaaaaaacaaattctgagcTGACTAATAGTCAGTTCTTGtaaattaaatcctttttttataAGGACAAGTTCCTTAGAGAACTTCTGAGCAATCTATAACCCTTATCCTTCATTAGTTTTACtgatgtttaatttcttttttttttccctgttaagTGCAGTCTGTCTTCttgctgtgtttgctgtttgtttttagatattcgaagtaaaaaaaaaaaaaatagtgtgtgATTTATATGATTTAGATATGAGAAGAAAGATTTCTGTCCAAGtccccttctctctcctctgttCCAACTGCTTGCAAAATGACTTGATTCATCGTGTGTTTTAGCAAGTTCTAGGACCTTTGTGACAGAATTAGGGGATGAATTAGCCTCTTCCGTAGAGAAattagtctcttttttttttttttcatttgtttgatGTAGAAAACTACCCTACACTTCAAACCTTGTAAGTCTGAGAAAGTGCTTTGAATCTTCCACTCCAGGCTTCTCAACCACTTCAAAGCATGTGGAGTAAGATGcgaggctggagctgtgctccATGGACTGAAATCCAACACTTGATGTCCTTAAAGTGACTACAAGGCCAACAAGATGCTTAACGAACTAGTGCACGTGGAAAAAGCTTTCACCGGGCTCTGACCTTGCAGCTGTAGATGGTGACTTGAGGACACTGCCTGTCGCGGAGGGCTGGAACTCGTTAGCTTTCCATTAACAGCAATTCATTGAATTCTGAATAACTGTAGGGTCAGACTCTGAAGTTTGTGATGCTCTTGAGCAGGATGGGATCTCAGGAGGATGAGAGGGTGGCACGTCGGCATCCTGCAGGTGCTTTGAGCAAGGGGACTGCAGGCTTCAGGCACGTGTTAAGTTCTGCCACCTGCCTCAGGAAGGAGGCCTGGAAGGCTTCAAGTAGATTTTACCCTCACCTGGGGACTTGAACAATGAATTGCACTTGTGGGTAGGAAGCTGAAGTGTCTCTTGATGTGTTAATAGAGAAAATTCCAACTGCTAAATGCAGAATAATGATGCCTTTAATGTATTTGTCTGCCTGTAATACTGTTTTTGGTGGCTGGGCAGCCGGACAGAGTTGTTAGATGTGCTGCAAGTATCTTATCAAATTAAGGCTGAAGAATAAGCAGTTCTCACTTAAAATCCAGTGTGGGAAGAAAGTCTTCTCATAGCTGAGATTCTTCTGGACGTGCAGtatttctttgtaatatttGTTTATGTCTTGTTgtacaatattttgtttttaaaatccctCCCTTGTGGAAGTGTGGCTCCCTTTGCTCTCAAGTGCTGCTCTCGCACCTctacagctgcttttccagatCTTTGCTGTCCATCCGTGGTGCTGCTTCACCCCAAGCCGTGCTGTAAGCTCACGGGGACTGCTGGCCTTCCTGTGCTACAGAGACTTGCAACCAGATGCGAGGCACTGTCTCCATGGTAAAGCAAGTGCCAGCCTTTTCTGTGCTGATTGGAGCTTTACAATTATGCACAGGTTTCTCTTCAGTCACTTGCAAGACTTGAGACCCAAAGCATGaccctttattttattttatttttttaatgtatgcagTCAATGCTGTTTTTAGGAATTAGTACATAATTCTACTTACATTTAGGGGTGAAGAGCGCAAGATTTGGGTATAATAGTTAATTGCAGGCAGTTACTAAGCTTGAATTAAAGTGATAAATTTGaatatgttttataaatgttGCAGAAATGGCTCTGAGGTGAAGTATTTTGGAGGTGGTGTAAAGCTGCGTTACGGTGACACCTTTCTTGTGAGAAGAAGCCGTAGTGTGGTGGTGGCCTTCCACCGCTGTCACGTTCCTGTAGCACAGAGAGCAAACCTGTGGTGTACCTTGGGTCTAGCAGGATCATCACCTCTAGGGTAGCAACTGGAGTGATGCATTGGAGTGATCTGCTTCTGGACATCAAATTACTGCTTTCTAGCACAAGTGCATTCACTAATCTCACCTTTTATCCACCCTACTATAGCAGCAGCTCAGTAGGGCTCGTACAGCTCCCTGCCTTATCACTAGTGTTGAAAATTACTTTGCTGTTAAGGTGCTTGTTCAAATACAGGGCTCTGGCACATGTGGCCTGTGGCTCCTGTTCTGGTACCATCCCCAGCTCGTCTGCCTTCCAGATTTGGTTCCTCCTAAGGCGTTAGATGGATCGGGAGCCGCTGAGGTGTGAACATATGTTCCAACCTGCTTGCTGTAGTGCCAGCGAGGTAAatgctggcaggcaggcagtAACAACCACTTACGAGGTTTACCATTTTCCTGTAGCTGTATATCTAGTGAGCATGTGTCCAACTCCTCTTGTAGTAGAGAGAGCTGCTAAAACTATTGCTGGAGGAAAGACGCAGTTATTTGACAGAAGAGCTTTGAATTACAACCTGAGAAAGCAGACGTGGTGTTTGGTGAAGCTGCAATTGTGTGAACTTGAAGCTGTCAGTGTACACATAACTTTGATCAGCAGTTTGTGGGATAAAGGTGTACCCAGCGCACACCCTGTTGCAAGCTGCCTCCTTGTCAGATACCCCTGAACTTCAGATGGGACCCCCTGGTCCTGTCAGAGCATGTGTAGCTCTGTGGTTTTTTCCCCAACAGGAATGAATTATAAATACTGAGGTAAAGCAACAAGTGCCCCACTACAAGTTAACTTAGTTTCATTGTCTTACAGATGGGGTCGAGGATTCGGTCTGCTGGGTTCCATCTTCGGAAAGGACAGTGCAATAAATCAGTCAAACAGTGTTTTTGGACTCGTGTTTTATATACTACAAATGTTACTTGGTAAGTATTAATGCAACTTAGAGCCTAAAATATATAACAGGTATATGGTGATAAGGGGAATGTGTTATGCATTGCAGAATCCTCATGATACCAGATAAaatgtgtgttctttttttttattagaaccAGTCTAATGGTACATCTGTGTAAAGGGCTTAAAAGCCCACATGCTAACAAGAGCAATCTTAATTTTCCTGCTATGCTATTAATAATACAAGTATCAAGACAGTTGCTGCGCTGGTATTATCACTTAAATGTATTTAGCATTGGATTGCAGGATAGAAAAGATGAAACTGGAACGTGCAAGTTCTGCAGGGGATATGGGGATAGCAGGCAAAAAGTGCACGAAGTGTAgcagtgtgtgtatgtatgttcTGACTCTGTGGTCTGCTCTAAAGCTATTTGTATCAATAGACATAACTTGACCAACCTGTAACTTTCCCAAAATTCAGGAATAAGGAAGAAAGTAAATACTACACATACTTCTTATCAGAGGACTGTTGTGCAGAACCTAGGAGCTCCCCTCCGTGTAGCGATTTGTCAGCTTCTTGAACTCATGGTATTTTGAACAGACTTTTATGTCCTACAAACTTGCTGAGTAGCCTTGAGTTTGAGTTGGAGTGCGtaggttttgtgctttttgtggAAAGGGGGGAcgagagcagcagcagtaactCTTTCTCTCTTGTTGCAGGTATGACAGCAAGTGCAGTAGCAGCTCTAATCCTCATGACATCCTCCATAGTGTCTGTAGTAGGGTCATTGTACTTGGCGTACATTCTGTACTTCGTGCTGAAGGAATTTTGCATTGTCTGCGTCATCACATATTTGCTGAACTTCATTCTCTTTATCATCAACTACAAACGACTAGTTTATTTGAACGAGGCCTGGAAACGGCAACTCCAACCCAAACAGGAATAACGCCTGTTTGAACTTTTGACTGACAGTCTGAAGACCCAACTTCCATTAAgtttattttgcagtaatttTTTATTCTCCATATCAGACACTTTCCTTGAGAATCAtaactgaatttttaattataaattggAAGGGGCCCTAAATAATTTTTTGTGGTAATCTTCAATTCAAATGTGGTTATGAAAGAAAGCTCTAATACAATCAAAGACAAGCTTTAACTTTACTTTGAAGGAGTTCTAGCCACAGCAAAACCTAGACTCTCCACCCCCTCCACTTGTAAAGTGGGTAACACTTGCTATAAAATATCCTGTATATAAATTCAGGTATAACAAGATGTGATCATGACATTAAATATTCTAGAATAGCATTACAATATTTAATGTTGCCATGTTTACAGTATGtgtattacattttattttttttagctgatgGACTTAGATCTAACTAGGACttatactgtaaataaaattagaaatattggTTTCATCCCTGGAGAACTCACTGTACAATCAGTTTTGTTAGCCTAGGAGCTTTCGGAGTGTTCAGCTAACAGTCGACTGACGTGATGGAAGAAGTGACCTCTGTAGAGAACACCGTGTTGCTGCACTCGCTGCTAGCGCTTTCACGAAAATGATGGTTgggttttgttccatttttcttgtttccagtATTGAGAATGGAATTAAAGCTGAAACCTGAAGTATGTTCATTTAAACCacaatttcattaatttctgtacagaatgaaaacagcttAATGTGGTCAATAGAAGGTTACCACCGGAATGCTATTTACAGACTGGGGGTTGGGGTATCAAAGAGCGCCCTTTGGAAGGACTGAATTTCCAGGCAGTGCTGTTTCGTTTTAAACTGCAGTCAGACAGGCAGTGTTACTAATGTTTGATGTTACATGAGTGCTGCAGTATAGGATTGCAATTTGCAGTGGAAACCACTGACTGAGCGGGATAACCAAGTAGTGCACTGAATAAGCAGATACTGAATTGATCTTCGTCAGGATCTTCGGTTTGTGCTATATTGGGACATGAACTTTAGGCCTGACACACACGAGATCCTTTGGAAGGGCAGTCTGTTTAGCGGGATAACTAAGTAAATGTGctcctgaaaatgaaatgtgataTAGTGCTATCATTGCTCTTTCTaataact is drawn from Aythya fuligula isolate bAytFul2 chromosome 20, bAytFul2.pri, whole genome shotgun sequence and contains these coding sequences:
- the VKORC1L1 gene encoding vitamin K epoxide reductase complex subunit 1-like protein 1, encoding MAAPVLLRVSVPRWERVARSAVCAAGILLSLYACHLEREKGRDLRYQALCDLSERVRCSAAITSRWGRGFGLLGSIFGKDSAINQSNSVFGLVFYILQMLLGMTASAVAALILMTSSIVSVVGSLYLAYILYFVLKEFCIVCVITYLLNFILFIINYKRLVYLNEAWKRQLQPKQE